In Candidatus Poribacteria bacterium, the genomic window ATTCGGATGGGGATCAACTTTGACCGAGGACAAGCACGGACGGGTACACGTTCTTGGTGGTCAAATATAGGTGTTGATCATACTTTTAAAAATGACGGACACTGGCTCCATGTGCTACCGCCACCAAAATCCTCTGGTACACAAGGTTGGTTAGACACCTTAGAACCCAGTGAACCCACAGAACCTGTTGAACCCACAGAACTCGTTGAACCCACAGAACCCATTGAACCCGTTGAGCCAACGGAACCCGTTTTAGGAAGGACCCAGAATGTCTCTCTGACACCAGTTCGTCCTACAGTGGTGAATTCATCAAGCGCGGACATTTTCCGTCCGGTGAGTGCCAGCACGCTCAATCCTGTGGATGGACTGCGACTCAGCGGCGGCTTTGAAATCGGCAAACGGTGGCATTCGGATCCGCTCTTTTTTGCGGGATCAGGCTCAATGATTCGCGGAAATGAAAACGGGACTACTGCTTCAATTGATATTGATGAAAATGATTCTTGGAGGCGTTACCGTCCGTCAGTGGGTCCCTTTCTGTTTGGAACAATGAGTTATGGTTTCTCAAGCGAAAGCCTGAACTACCGAGCGGGTGGTGGCGTGGCATTAGGAGAAGCCTCGCATCTGACGTATAGCGCACAAATCCATCGATTAACATCTGTCAGAGATAGAGACATCTTGCTAAGCGATAGCGAGCAGTTTTTGCGGGGGTTATGGGGTACGGATTTCCAAGACTACTATCTCAGAGAGGGCGCGGTAATGGCACTGCAATGGCAATCTCCAAGTATCAAGCACTCGCTCGGCGCGTTCCTACTTTGGGAAGAGCACGAAAGTCTACACAGGACGATGAATTTTCATCTCAGAAACTGGTCAGCACATCCCGACTTAGCGGGCCGGAGCAATTCCCCAATACATGATGGAAGCATGCGGAGTATCTCCATAAAATACGATTTTGATAACCGAGGAGATACTGACTTAAAATACGATCCCGATAGTCCGTACGGTGGAAACACAAGTGAGTGGTACAACACGTTTCTTGTGGAGCATGCCAGTCCTACAATAGGCTCGGATTTCGATTTTACGCGCTTCCAGGCACACTTCCGACACTACTCGCCTATTGGAGACGACCAAATTGTTGCGCGCTTGAAAGTCGGACTTGCGACTGCGCCATTGCCTTTTCAACGTCAATTTGTAATCGGTGGGATCGGAACACTCCGTGGGTACTCTCTTTATGAATTTGTAGGCAACCACGGATTCCTCTTCAACCTGGAGTATGCTCGCAGTATAGGCGACAACGCGTCCATTATCCCCTTTGTAGACGTAGGACAAGTGTGGTATCGCTTGGAAGACATAAAAGATATGCAGCCGAAGGTTAATCTCGGTATAGGCTTCCAAG contains:
- a CDS encoding DUF4252 domain-containing protein is translated as MKLQKYGALLFILSFLVLSLIPMQSAVAQQETPDETKRKGLIIFDSSDSLEAKVEVNLTAKLINLVTKSVSNTPEVAELIQMLDGIYVRTYDRLTIDEEGFISYFQQRLKEDNWEVLVKIKDENEVVEISLLFDEDVVYGIFAIVMPETSGEVTFVNIVGEIAPERIEDLLSNLSNFGATDINVGDALKAQPKSIADTVQKELLAVKVENAPIIDGALDDACWKIAHAASNFTHERSGNPVEDDTTVKLIYTDEAIYVAWHLYDSEPDKIIALQTQDHVRFKTTEDWVSFSIDPFHTHRFSNRTYFMANPSGKKFVHSPKQDANKTEWMEQWNVAANINATGWVVEMEIPWKMLDYPDTTEPIRMGINFDRGQARTGTRSWWSNIGVDHTFKNDGHWLHVLPPPKSSGTQGWLDTLEPSEPTEPVEPTELVEPTEPIEPVEPTEPVLGRTQNVSLTPVRPTVVNSSSADIFRPVSASTLNPVDGLRLSGGFEIGKRWHSDPLFFAGSGSMIRGNENGTTASIDIDENDSWRRYRPSVGPFLFGTMSYGFSSESLNYRAGGGVALGEASHLTYSAQIHRLTSVRDRDILLSDSEQFLRGLWGTDFQDYYLREGAVMALQWQSPSIKHSLGAFLLWEEHESLHRTMNFHLRNWSAHPDLAGRSNSPIHDGSMRSISIKYDFDNRGDTDLKYDPDSPYGGNTSEWYNTFLVEHASPTIGSDFDFTRFQAHFRHYSPIGDDQIVARLKVGLATAPLPFQRQFVIGGIGTLRGYSLYEFVGNHGFLFNLEYARSIGDNASIIPFVDVGQVWYRLEDIKDMQPKVNLGIGFQGGPFRLNFARALEEGRGYQVDFKWSRMF